From the Thermovirga lienii DSM 17291 genome, one window contains:
- a CDS encoding putative PAS/PAC sensor protein (PFAM: HD domain; PAS fold~TIGRFAM: PAS domain S-box~COGs: COG2206 HD-GYP domain~InterProIPR000014: IPR000700: IPR013655: IPR006674: IPR 001610~KEGG: dak:DaAHT2_2363 putative PAS/PAC sensor protein~PFAM: PAS fold-3 domain protein; metal-dependent phosphohydrolase HD sub domain~SMART: PAC repeat-containing protein; PAS domain containing protein~SPTR: PAS/PAC sensor hybrid histidine kinase;~TIGRFAM: PAS sensor protein) has product MSMTLPHSENSKPYRSYVSSKSSDYWKAFEDVTSIMQAMVHGKDFQPSMIELLEKTGRFLGAERAYLFSYDTHTNTVSCISEWTASEVPPQKSRLQNVEITPYTWGLEQMEKLESAGEIFLFSTSEFSRLAKKDAESMKRLLAHDTKSLIVAKVGSKTTLGYIAFSFIERTKEELQREEIELLAHVKNLAECALTFNATKDQVYKRGRRLETIVNNANLLVCCFDKDGKFTYVNDAYCEYFGIKKDEILGINAFNIIRNEKARQQVIANFLSLTPSNPTITHEYRMRLKDGSLRWHKWIDTALFDEQGNVLEYQSIGVDITEEVIARQNLAKALEKLHRTYERTIEAMGKILEIKDPYTASHQKKVALISESIAKEMGLGKEETELIYLGALVHDIGKIYIPSELLS; this is encoded by the coding sequence ATGAGCATGACCCTGCCCCACAGCGAAAACAGTAAGCCCTATAGATCTTATGTATCGAGCAAGTCAAGTGATTACTGGAAGGCTTTTGAAGATGTTACAAGCATAATGCAAGCTATGGTACACGGTAAGGATTTCCAGCCTTCCATGATTGAACTGCTTGAAAAAACTGGGCGTTTCCTTGGAGCGGAGAGGGCTTATCTTTTTTCTTACGATACACACACAAACACAGTATCGTGTATAAGCGAATGGACCGCTTCGGAAGTCCCTCCACAAAAAAGCAGGTTACAGAATGTTGAAATAACCCCCTACACCTGGGGTTTAGAGCAAATGGAGAAATTAGAATCGGCAGGGGAAATATTCTTATTCAGCACCTCAGAGTTTTCAAGACTCGCAAAAAAAGATGCAGAAAGCATGAAAAGATTGCTCGCCCATGACACAAAATCCTTAATAGTTGCAAAAGTGGGAAGCAAAACCACTTTAGGCTACATTGCCTTTTCCTTTATAGAACGAACCAAAGAAGAACTCCAACGGGAAGAAATAGAGCTACTTGCACACGTTAAAAACCTGGCAGAATGTGCTCTAACCTTTAACGCAACGAAAGATCAAGTTTACAAGAGGGGGCGAAGGCTTGAAACAATAGTGAACAACGCAAACCTTCTAGTTTGTTGTTTTGATAAGGACGGTAAGTTTACATACGTGAACGACGCTTACTGTGAATACTTTGGCATAAAAAAAGATGAAATATTAGGGATAAACGCATTCAACATCATAAGGAACGAGAAAGCAAGACAACAAGTGATAGCCAATTTCCTGTCCCTTACACCATCAAACCCTACGATAACCCACGAATACCGGATGCGCCTGAAAGACGGATCCTTGAGATGGCACAAGTGGATTGACACTGCACTTTTCGATGAACAAGGTAACGTACTAGAGTACCAATCCATAGGGGTGGACATAACAGAAGAGGTAATTGCCCGGCAAAACCTTGCCAAGGCACTTGAAAAACTTCATCGAACCTATGAAAGAACCATAGAGGCCATGGGTAAAATATTAGAAATCAAGGATCCCTACACTGCATCCCACCAGAAGAAGGTCGCCCTAATATCAGAAAGCATAGCCAAAGAAATGGGGCTTGGAAAGGAAGAGACAGAACTGATATACCTGGGAGCATTGGTCCACGACATAGGTAAAATATACATCCCTTCCGAGCTTCTGAGCTAG
- a CDS encoding peptidase M20 (PFAM: Peptidase dimerisation domain~COGs: COG0624 Acetylornithine deacetylase/Succinyl-diaminopimelate desuccinylase and related deacylase~KEGG: aco:Amico_0203 peptidase M20~SPTR: Peptidase M20) — MTQKDYHKELLQCCLELAKISSPPFKEKELSKFLEAVMVDLCFDRVRRTPLGTLMGEVVLSETEGPHVLLVANLDTSSSVVGEEAAKPPNLEVSEGKITGDGVAEHKGALAASLFAVRAVKEDLSKDPKGKLTVAAVPLGSFCASLAARELLDEVKPDCVLVAGPTALDVCFGQRGKAKIVVENRGKRELFVNSERGINALKKMLPLLLTIEREFLPRKDPLLGSGCLEIMDVEVAPPEESGFIPDRCSVVFHRRLLPGENKEEVVREVKMIADGVAAFDLELDIDVFIREERITTYTGTEASVEFFEPAWVCKDKKFSSMCLEALTKKGLSPRTLWDCPAVSGGYYAAVGGLPTVVFGPGSMDASNSFGNVLDVEELLVAFEGYKALLEAIFKGLD, encoded by the coding sequence GTGACCCAGAAGGATTATCACAAAGAACTTTTGCAGTGTTGTCTTGAACTAGCTAAAATTTCTAGTCCACCCTTCAAGGAGAAGGAGCTTTCAAAGTTCCTAGAGGCGGTTATGGTTGATCTTTGCTTTGATAGGGTGCGGAGGACACCTTTGGGGACACTGATGGGTGAGGTTGTCTTGTCAGAAACCGAAGGTCCTCATGTCCTATTGGTGGCAAATTTGGATACAAGTTCTTCTGTGGTGGGTGAAGAAGCCGCAAAACCTCCTAACTTGGAAGTGAGCGAGGGGAAAATAACAGGGGATGGGGTGGCAGAACACAAGGGTGCTCTTGCCGCTTCGTTGTTTGCTGTTAGAGCAGTGAAGGAAGACCTCTCCAAAGACCCTAAGGGGAAGTTAACCGTTGCAGCGGTTCCTTTGGGGTCCTTTTGCGCCTCCTTGGCTGCTAGAGAGCTTCTAGATGAGGTAAAACCAGATTGTGTGCTGGTGGCTGGTCCAACGGCTTTGGATGTCTGCTTCGGCCAGAGGGGTAAGGCAAAGATAGTAGTTGAGAACCGAGGCAAAAGAGAGCTTTTCGTAAATTCCGAGCGAGGAATAAACGCCTTGAAGAAAATGCTTCCTCTGCTTCTGACCATAGAAAGGGAGTTTTTGCCTCGCAAAGATCCCCTTCTAGGCTCTGGATGCCTGGAGATCATGGATGTGGAGGTGGCCCCCCCTGAGGAATCAGGCTTTATTCCAGATAGATGCTCTGTGGTTTTCCATAGGAGGCTTTTGCCAGGGGAGAATAAAGAGGAAGTAGTAAGAGAAGTTAAGATGATAGCAGATGGAGTGGCGGCTTTCGACTTGGAGCTTGATATAGATGTGTTCATAAGGGAAGAAAGGATAACCACATATACAGGGACAGAGGCTTCCGTAGAATTTTTCGAGCCTGCCTGGGTATGCAAAGATAAAAAGTTCTCATCTATGTGTCTTGAAGCTCTGACGAAGAAAGGCCTCTCCCCAAGGACCCTTTGGGACTGTCCAGCTGTCTCAGGTGGTTATTACGCTGCAGTGGGAGGACTTCCCACAGTGGTGTTTGGTCCGGGAAGCATGGATGCTAGTAACAGTTTTGGCAACGTGCTGGATGTAGAGGAGCTTCTTGTGGCTTTTGAGGGGTATAAAGCCTTACTGGAGGCCATTTTTAAAGGACTTGATTGA
- a CDS encoding hypothetical protein (KEGG: dpo:Dpse_GA25375 GA25375 gene product from transcript GA25375-RA~SPTR: Putative uncharacterized protein) — MKKRVFVFLTLLALAAGILVSVFRAEDKASTSPQRIQALPKDQLFLPPAEPFQEEPIYKFKAAGTGEPLKPKEFALEKPSYLELETVVQEDKPEGDILDEISPKVKEVAEQIEDLVDSFDEKTLQTTKKLLDKLPLLEMEPEKAQLRPKNGGVELKITIPADTIKLKLEKERPKDDPSSSDE; from the coding sequence ATGAAAAAACGGGTGTTCGTTTTTCTGACCTTGTTGGCGCTTGCTGCAGGAATCCTGGTTTCAGTGTTTAGAGCAGAAGATAAAGCCTCAACCTCTCCCCAGAGGATACAAGCCTTGCCTAAGGATCAACTTTTTCTTCCTCCGGCCGAACCATTTCAGGAAGAGCCGATTTACAAATTCAAGGCTGCAGGGACCGGCGAACCGCTGAAGCCGAAGGAGTTTGCCCTGGAGAAGCCATCTTATCTTGAACTGGAAACAGTCGTCCAGGAAGATAAGCCTGAAGGCGACATCCTGGATGAGATAAGCCCTAAAGTTAAAGAGGTCGCCGAACAAATCGAGGATTTAGTGGATAGCTTCGATGAAAAAACATTGCAAACCACTAAAAAACTCCTGGATAAACTTCCGCTGCTTGAGATGGAGCCGGAAAAGGCCCAATTGAGGCCTAAAAACGGCGGAGTGGAGCTCAAAATAACCATTCCTGCAGACACCATAAAACTGAAACTTGAAAAAGAACGTCCAAAAGACGACCCCTCCAGTTCAGATGAGTGA
- a CDS encoding 5-carboxymethyl-2-hydroxymuconateDelta-isomerase (PFAM: Fumarylacetoacetate (FAA) hydrolase family~COGs: COG0179 2-keto-4-pentenoate hydratase/2-oxohepta-3-ene-1 7-dioic acid hydratase (catechol pathway)~InterPro IPR002529~KEGG: tit:Thit_0222 5-carboxymethyl-2-hydroxymuconate delta-isomerase~PFAM: fumarylacetoacetate (FAA) hydrolase~PRIAM: 5-carboxymethyl-2-hydroxymuconate Delta-isomerase~SPTR: 5-carboxymethyl-2-hydroxymuconate Delta-isomerase) yields MKKYLRFLLDGKVKEAISPDGKNVYALEGNIFGDHKMGELLCQVDDIQTWLPPTNPTKVVAVGLNYRDHAEETGYPIPKEPLLFLKPSTCVIGHKQTVVLPEMSKRVDYEAELAIVISKTTKAIEPKEAMDHILGYSCFNDVTARDLQSSDGQWTRSKSFDTFGPYGPWVEMEIDPSNLDIQMIKNGNVVQSSNTRHFIFSVPELVSYISQVMTLLPGDVIITGTPSGIGPVERGDVMEVYVEEIGRLINFVS; encoded by the coding sequence ATGAAAAAATATCTTAGGTTTCTGCTTGACGGAAAGGTAAAGGAAGCTATAAGCCCCGATGGTAAGAACGTCTATGCCCTTGAAGGCAACATATTTGGAGATCACAAAATGGGCGAACTCCTATGCCAAGTGGATGACATCCAAACATGGCTACCTCCCACAAACCCTACGAAGGTCGTGGCGGTAGGGCTGAACTACAGGGATCACGCAGAGGAAACAGGATACCCCATACCTAAGGAACCCTTGCTATTTCTCAAGCCCTCCACCTGCGTGATAGGCCACAAGCAAACTGTGGTACTACCAGAAATGTCCAAAAGGGTAGACTATGAGGCGGAACTTGCCATAGTGATATCCAAGACCACCAAGGCCATAGAACCCAAGGAGGCAATGGATCATATCCTTGGATACAGCTGCTTCAACGACGTGACCGCAAGAGACCTTCAAAGCTCTGACGGCCAGTGGACCAGATCCAAGTCTTTCGACACCTTTGGCCCCTATGGCCCTTGGGTGGAAATGGAAATAGACCCGTCCAATCTAGATATTCAAATGATCAAAAACGGCAATGTGGTTCAAAGTTCTAATACAAGACACTTCATCTTCTCCGTCCCGGAACTTGTTAGCTACATATCCCAGGTCATGACCCTACTCCCAGGAGACGTGATAATAACAGGAACTCCTTCAGGTATAGGGCCCGTAGAACGTGGCGACGTAATGGAGGTCTATGTAGAAGAAATTGGAAGGCTTATAAACTTCGTCAGTTGA
- a CDS encoding Cupin 2 conserved barrel domain protein (PFAM: Cupin domain~InterPro IPR013096~KEGG: rbi:RB2501_09765 possible pectin degradation protein~PFAM: Cupin 2 conserved barrel domain protein~SPTR: Possible pectin degradation protein), with translation MEERYYDMKSLPSKEVAPGVKGKFAHSKEMTIAWWEIEKDALLKMHSHDHEQVVNVIEGTLQVIVGDRTWILTPGSVLVIPSGVPHEAKGVTSCRVIDAFYPVREDYKE, from the coding sequence ATGGAAGAAAGGTACTACGATATGAAATCCCTTCCCTCAAAGGAAGTAGCCCCAGGTGTCAAAGGGAAGTTCGCTCATTCCAAAGAAATGACTATAGCCTGGTGGGAGATAGAGAAGGATGCCCTTTTAAAGATGCACTCCCATGACCACGAACAAGTAGTTAACGTTATAGAGGGGACTCTTCAGGTAATCGTAGGGGATAGAACATGGATACTTACTCCAGGTTCGGTCTTAGTGATCCCTTCGGGTGTTCCCCATGAAGCTAAAGGTGTGACCTCCTGCCGAGTGATAGATGCATTTTATCCTGTAAGGGAGGACTATAAGGAGTGA
- a CDS encoding TIM-barrel signal transduction protein (PFAM: TIM-barrel signal transduction protein~COGs: COG5564 TIM-barrel protein possibly a dioxygenase~InterPro IPR009215~KEGG: rle:pRL90195 hypothetical protein~PFAM: TIM-barrel signal transduction protein~SPTR: Putative uncharacterized protein) produces the protein MKTKREEILEKLRKKVELRQPIIGGGAGTGISAKWEEAGGIDLIVIYNSGRYRMAGRGSLAGLLAYGNANEIVKEMAREVIPVVKNVPVLAGINGTDPFVIWDHFLGELVSLGFAGVQNFPTVGLIDGVFRQNLEETGMGYALEVEAIRKAHEKGLLTTPYVFSAEDAVEMTKAGADIIVCHMGLTTKGSIGAKTAKTLDECVKLIDEWAEAARSVREDIIVLCHGGPIAMPEDADYVFKRCKYVHGFYGASSMERLPTEQAIKAQVEKFVNLKF, from the coding sequence ATGAAAACTAAAAGAGAGGAAATACTGGAGAAGCTCAGGAAAAAAGTTGAATTACGGCAGCCCATAATAGGTGGGGGAGCCGGAACCGGCATATCTGCCAAATGGGAAGAGGCTGGAGGCATAGACCTGATAGTTATATACAACTCGGGCCGCTATAGAATGGCGGGGCGGGGGTCGTTGGCAGGGCTTCTGGCATATGGTAATGCCAATGAGATAGTGAAAGAGATGGCTAGGGAGGTCATTCCGGTAGTGAAAAATGTTCCCGTGCTTGCAGGGATAAATGGAACGGATCCCTTTGTGATATGGGACCACTTTCTAGGTGAGCTGGTATCCTTAGGTTTTGCTGGTGTGCAGAACTTCCCAACTGTCGGGCTGATAGATGGTGTGTTCAGACAGAACCTGGAGGAAACGGGCATGGGATATGCTCTTGAAGTTGAGGCCATAAGGAAGGCCCACGAGAAGGGCCTTTTAACCACACCGTATGTGTTCAGTGCCGAGGATGCAGTGGAGATGACCAAGGCCGGAGCGGATATAATAGTGTGCCACATGGGGCTTACCACTAAAGGAAGCATAGGCGCCAAGACGGCCAAGACCCTTGATGAGTGCGTAAAGCTTATAGACGAGTGGGCGGAGGCTGCAAGAAGCGTAAGGGAGGATATAATTGTTTTGTGTCACGGCGGTCCTATAGCTATGCCGGAGGATGCCGACTATGTATTCAAGCGCTGCAAGTACGTTCATGGATTCTATGGTGCCAGCAGCATGGAAAGGCTTCCAACCGAGCAAGCTATAAAGGCACAGGTGGAGAAGTTCGTAAACTTAAAATTTTAA
- a CDS encoding metal dependent phosphohydrolase (PFAM: HD domain~COGs: COG2206 HD-GYP domain~InterPro IPR006674~KEGG: kol:Kole_1134 putative PAS/PAC sensor protein~PFAM: metal-dependent phosphohydrolase HD sub domain~SPTR: Putative PAS/PAC sensor protein) produces the protein MEFQLIKDHTTKGEEILRPISEDLPIWEVALYHHERMDGSGYPHGLKGKNIPLSARIVAVADVVDAMSSHRPYRAAFSIEHAIEELKQNAGTKYDPEVVKIFIKLFEEGRLPL, from the coding sequence TTGGAGTTTCAATTAATTAAAGACCATACCACCAAGGGGGAAGAGATTTTACGCCCTATATCAGAGGATTTACCCATATGGGAAGTGGCTTTATATCACCACGAAAGGATGGATGGAAGCGGTTACCCTCATGGCCTAAAGGGCAAAAACATACCCTTGAGCGCAAGGATCGTGGCCGTGGCGGACGTGGTGGACGCAATGTCGTCCCACCGCCCATACCGTGCAGCCTTCTCTATTGAGCACGCAATTGAAGAGCTCAAGCAAAATGCAGGTACCAAATACGATCCAGAAGTAGTCAAGATTTTTATAAAACTCTTCGAAGAGGGCAGGCTCCCTCTATAA
- a CDS encoding Amidohydrolase 3 (PFAM: Amidohydrolase family~COGs: COG1574 metal-dependent hydrolase with the TIM-barrel fold~InterPro IPR013108~KEGG: aco:Amico_1758 amidohydrolase 3~PFAM: Amidohydrolase 3~SPTR: Amidohydrolase 3): protein MKLVLFTNGTFSTMDGSGRRVESMLVAGDRIIEVGTVWEVAAHPLAPEAQKVDLQGKRVLPGLIDTHVHFAAYAESKGAVDLSECRSISEVVDKLRAQAQNAPPGSWIRGMNFDHTQFVEKRMPTKEELDVIENPVFLTRVCFHVHSVNTKALEAAGYTGGWSIPNGVEKDANGELTGVIYEKGIDRIADAYHRAMGNTETHLDRMAQCMQEFASYGITAFNTTSAEHLGIVENFGIYQDLRRMGKLLQRVTVHYNDLPAKGMQSFFGDTMIRYGGLKLFSDGGFCAQTGAMTFDYKDRPGHKGVLNYTDKELYELVLEAQKQGVQVAIHTVGDRALEQVLDVFETVMTEVPKPYLRHRIIHCYIAKSDQRKRIASLGLIVDVQPRFLADEIDIAESGIPQEFLRDAYAWKALWHDGVLLAGGSDCPAAHPNPWLGIDAAVNRLRAKDRTPVGGWHPEQKLTLDEAIALYTKNAAKALGMFKDLGTLEPGKLADFVVLEDDPWKIDPQDLGKVRVREVYRGGERIYSAGK, encoded by the coding sequence ATGAAGCTGGTTCTTTTTACTAACGGCACTTTTTCTACGATGGACGGTTCGGGGCGCAGGGTGGAATCCATGTTGGTTGCAGGAGACAGGATAATAGAGGTAGGCACCGTCTGGGAGGTGGCTGCCCATCCCCTTGCTCCAGAAGCCCAGAAAGTGGACCTGCAGGGCAAGAGAGTTCTGCCCGGGCTTATAGATACTCATGTTCACTTTGCAGCCTATGCAGAGAGCAAGGGGGCAGTAGATTTATCGGAGTGCAGGAGTATATCGGAAGTAGTTGATAAATTACGCGCACAAGCTCAAAATGCCCCCCCCGGCTCCTGGATAAGGGGCATGAACTTTGACCATACCCAATTTGTTGAGAAGCGGATGCCCACTAAAGAAGAATTGGATGTCATAGAGAACCCGGTATTTTTGACGAGAGTGTGCTTTCATGTCCATTCGGTAAACACCAAGGCGCTGGAAGCCGCAGGCTACACGGGAGGGTGGTCTATTCCCAACGGAGTGGAGAAAGATGCAAATGGCGAACTCACAGGAGTAATATACGAAAAGGGGATAGACCGCATAGCCGATGCCTACCACAGGGCCATGGGGAATACCGAAACTCATCTGGATAGAATGGCCCAATGTATGCAGGAATTTGCCTCTTATGGGATAACGGCTTTCAATACCACATCGGCGGAGCATCTGGGTATAGTGGAAAACTTCGGCATATACCAGGACTTGAGAAGGATGGGCAAACTCCTGCAGAGAGTTACAGTGCATTATAACGACCTTCCAGCTAAGGGTATGCAGTCCTTTTTCGGAGACACCATGATTCGCTATGGAGGGCTTAAGCTTTTCAGCGATGGGGGATTTTGCGCGCAGACTGGTGCTATGACCTTTGATTACAAGGATAGGCCGGGACATAAGGGTGTTCTAAACTATACAGATAAGGAACTGTACGAACTAGTGCTTGAAGCCCAAAAGCAGGGAGTTCAGGTGGCTATCCACACGGTGGGCGATAGAGCATTAGAGCAGGTGCTGGACGTATTCGAGACCGTAATGACGGAGGTCCCCAAACCCTACCTAAGGCACCGTATAATACACTGCTATATTGCCAAAAGTGATCAAAGGAAAAGGATTGCCAGCCTTGGGCTCATAGTAGACGTGCAGCCTAGGTTTTTGGCAGACGAGATAGACATAGCTGAATCTGGGATTCCACAGGAGTTTTTACGCGATGCCTATGCGTGGAAGGCCCTATGGCATGATGGGGTCCTTTTAGCGGGAGGTTCAGATTGCCCCGCGGCTCACCCCAACCCTTGGTTGGGCATAGACGCAGCGGTTAACAGGTTGAGAGCGAAGGATAGGACTCCCGTAGGAGGTTGGCACCCGGAGCAGAAACTTACACTGGATGAAGCGATAGCTCTATATACCAAGAATGCAGCCAAGGCGCTTGGCATGTTCAAGGACCTAGGCACGCTGGAACCAGGCAAATTGGCTGACTTTGTAGTGTTGGAGGACGATCCCTGGAAGATTGACCCACAGGATCTGGGGAAGGTTAGGGTTAGGGAAGTGTACAGAGGAGGAGAGAGAATATATTCTGCAGGGAAGTAA
- a CDS encoding Uncharacterized conserved protein UCP033271 (PFAM: Uncharacterised protein family (UPF0261)~COGs: COG5441 conserved hypothetical protein~InterPro IPR008322: IPR003006~KEGG: rhi:NGR_a02150 hypothetical protein~PFAM: Uncharacterised conserved protein UCP033271~SPTR: Putative uncharacterized protein), whose translation MKKAYVVGTCDTKYQELAYVRDLIEKAGVPTVLVDVGIFAHDNPVDVPNSVVASYHPTDKNFLEKVKDRGQAVSAMSEALPRFIATRDDLGGIIGLGGSGGTSIATAAMRALPVGIPKVMVSTVASGNVAPYVGPNDIIMMYSVTDVAGINRISRVVLGNAAHALAGMLSNEVPKAEDSKPLLGMTMFGVTTPCVNMVREKLQDEYDCLVFHATGTGGQSMEKLIDSGMMKSVIDVTLTEVCDLHMGGVMSAGEDRLGAIIRTKIPYVGSVGALDMVNFWAMDTVPEKYKNRNLYIHNPQVTLMRTTPEENAVMGKWIANKLNQCEGPVRFLLPEKGVSMIDAEGMPFYDPEADEALFKAIEENVVQTPNRKVIRLPYHINDPEFAQALVDNFKEINK comes from the coding sequence ATGAAGAAGGCTTATGTGGTTGGAACTTGCGATACCAAGTACCAAGAACTGGCTTACGTAAGGGATCTCATAGAAAAGGCAGGGGTTCCCACGGTTTTGGTCGATGTCGGAATATTTGCCCATGATAACCCCGTGGATGTTCCCAATAGCGTCGTTGCTTCTTACCACCCGACAGATAAGAATTTCCTTGAGAAAGTCAAAGATAGAGGACAGGCCGTTAGTGCTATGTCTGAGGCCCTACCTAGGTTTATAGCTACCAGGGATGACCTTGGGGGAATAATCGGTCTTGGAGGTTCAGGAGGAACCTCAATCGCTACCGCGGCCATGAGAGCCCTGCCGGTTGGGATACCTAAGGTAATGGTCTCCACTGTTGCTTCCGGAAATGTAGCTCCCTATGTGGGGCCCAACGACATAATCATGATGTACTCGGTGACCGATGTCGCTGGGATAAACAGGATATCTCGGGTGGTCCTGGGAAACGCTGCTCATGCCCTGGCGGGCATGTTATCCAACGAAGTCCCAAAAGCAGAAGACAGCAAACCTCTTCTTGGCATGACCATGTTTGGAGTAACCACGCCATGTGTGAACATGGTCAGGGAGAAACTCCAGGATGAGTACGACTGCCTGGTGTTTCATGCCACAGGGACTGGTGGCCAATCCATGGAGAAACTTATCGATTCAGGGATGATGAAAAGTGTCATAGACGTAACCTTGACGGAGGTATGTGACCTGCACATGGGTGGTGTCATGAGCGCTGGAGAGGATAGACTTGGAGCGATCATACGTACCAAAATTCCTTACGTGGGGTCAGTGGGAGCCCTGGATATGGTGAATTTCTGGGCTATGGATACAGTTCCTGAAAAATATAAAAACCGCAATCTTTACATTCATAACCCCCAGGTCACGCTAATGAGGACTACCCCGGAAGAGAATGCCGTGATGGGTAAGTGGATAGCAAATAAGCTCAATCAATGTGAAGGGCCAGTTAGGTTTTTGCTTCCAGAGAAAGGTGTTTCCATGATAGACGCTGAAGGTATGCCTTTCTATGACCCGGAAGCCGACGAAGCCCTATTTAAAGCCATTGAGGAGAACGTAGTCCAGACACCCAATAGAAAGGTTATAAGACTTCCTTACCATATAAATGATCCCGAATTTGCCCAGGCTTTAGTGGATAATTTTAAGGAAATAAACAAATAA
- a CDS encoding endoribonuclease L-PSP (PFAM: Endoribonuclease L-PSP~TIGRFAM: endoribonuclease L-PSP, putative~COGs: COG0251 Putative translation initiation inhibitor yjgF family~InterPro IPR006056: IPR006175: IPR019897~KEGG: pfu:PF0668 hypothetical protein~PFAM: Endoribonuclease L-PSP~SPTR: Putative uncharacterized protein;~TIGRFAM: endoribonuclease L-PSP) — protein MKKIVKTENAPAALGPYSQAVRVGNFLFVSGQVPLDPKTGEMVGNDAPTQAEQVLKNIKAILEAEGYGLEDVVKATVFAKNMDDFKAVNEVYGRFFTSNFPARAFVEVARLPKDALVEIEVIAYKD, from the coding sequence ATGAAGAAGATAGTGAAGACAGAGAATGCACCAGCGGCGCTAGGGCCCTACAGTCAGGCAGTAAGGGTGGGTAATTTCCTTTTTGTGTCGGGGCAAGTGCCGCTGGATCCTAAAACCGGAGAAATGGTAGGAAACGATGCTCCAACTCAGGCTGAACAGGTGCTGAAAAATATAAAGGCCATTCTGGAAGCCGAAGGGTACGGTCTTGAGGACGTGGTGAAAGCTACAGTTTTTGCCAAGAACATGGATGATTTCAAGGCAGTGAACGAAGTATATGGTAGATTTTTCACCTCTAACTTCCCAGCCAGAGCTTTTGTGGAAGTCGCAAGGCTTCCTAAGGACGCCTTGGTGGAGATTGAGGTAATAGCGTATAAGGATTAA